The Triticum dicoccoides isolate Atlit2015 ecotype Zavitan chromosome 6A, WEW_v2.0, whole genome shotgun sequence genome has a window encoding:
- the LOC119317247 gene encoding expansin-B16, which yields MAAGSATSGSCALLVSILSAALLFGVGEAGAVRKAVDPEWHQATATWYGSAEGDGSDGGACGYGTLVDVVPMKARVGAVSPVLFKSGEGCGACYKVRCLDRGICSRRAVTVIVTDECPGGYCSLGRTHFDLSGAAFGRLAVAGHAGQLRNRGEISVVFRRTPCKYRGKNIAFRVVEGSTTFWLSLLVEFEDGDGDIGSMQLKQANSAQWQDMKHIWGATWSLTPGPLVGPFSVRLTTLTTKKTLSAQDVIPRNWTPKATYTSRLNFA from the exons ATGGCTGCCGGCAGCGCCACCTCGGGCTCCTGCGCGCTCCTCGTCTCCATCCTTTCCGCCGCGCTCCTCTTCGGCGTAGGGGAGGCCGGGGCTGTGCGCAAGGCGGTCGACCCGGAGTGGCATCAGGCCACCGCGACCTGGTACGGCAGCGCCGAGGGCGACGGCAGCGATG GCGGCGCGTGCGGGTACGGGACGCTGGTGGACGTGGTGCCGATGAAGGCCCGCGTGGGCGCGGTGAGCCCGGTGCTGTTCAAGTCCGGCGAGGGCTGCGGCGCCTGCTACAAGGTGAGGTGCCTCGACCGCGGCATCTGCTCGCGCCGCGCCGTCACCGTCATCGTCACCGACGAGTGCCCCGGCGGCTACTGCTCCCTGGGCCGCACGCACTTCGACCTCAGCGGCGCCGCCTTCGGCAGGCTGGCCGTCGCCGGCCACGCCGGCCAGCTGCGCAACCGAGGCGAGATCTCCGTCGTCTTCCGCAG GACGCCGTGCAAGTACCGGGGGAAGAACATCGCCTTCCGCGTGGTCGAGGGCTCCACGACCTTCTGGCTCTCGCTTCTGGTGGAGTTCGAGGACGGCGACGGTGACATTGGATCCATGCAGCTCAAGCAG GCAAACTCGGCACAATGGCAGGACATGAAGCACATATGGGGTGCCACCTGGAGCCTCACGCCGGGCCCATTGGTGGGACCGTTCTCTGTTAGGCTGACGACCCTAACTACAAAGAAGACCCTCTCGGCCCAAGACGTCATCCCTAGGAACTGGACTCCCAAAGCAACATACACATCTCGTCTCAACTTCGCATAG